In Cyprinus carpio isolate SPL01 chromosome A5, ASM1834038v1, whole genome shotgun sequence, the sequence CTGACAGTGATGTCACTATTAGACAATAAGGTTTTGCACATTTACTTGCTGACGTTGaatccaaatatttatttttaaagctccTTTTTGTAATGTCAACTCAATGCTTTTACACACCATAATGACATTAAATGATCTTTGGGgggtaatttctcagccaaaatTGATGTACAGTCTTATGAACTGGTCAGTGGAGGAGGTTGAATATTTACTAAATCTTTGTTTAAAATCGTTTTGTCATTTATCAGCTTTATTTCTATATATGTCATCAAGGCAAAAACtacaattttcacattttctccaGTTCTGAACGCTGTGTATGCACTGAATGCATGTAAGGcacatgtaaatgaaaatgtgaatcaGATTGCAGCATTTGAGGTTCATATAAACAGAAGACAGATTTGATTAATTAGTGCCTGTAAACCTTCCTACAGAGAGGCACCTACCTAGCAAcaatccagaacaccctagcaactgcgtAGCCAATATGCTAAAACCACTCCAAACCGCTTAGGAACTGCCTTACAGATGCAGCGTTTCATATTTCCTAATGAAAAATGCAGAAATCTAGATATCTCTTAAACTAAATAGGAGACAATCTCTTGAAATGAGGTGCACAGGATGGAGAATCTGAAGAATACATAAACCTTGAGGTTAATATAATAACATTGGTTTGTAAAATGTCTTCGAATCAAATGCAGCTGACACAAGCTAGAAAGCCCCCGAGATCTGTTTTATCTCGACACAATTCCTACTGAGGATCTGCGATCAGTGTGCGTCTTGAGAAGCAGTTTAAAGGACGTGGGCGTTCTGTCAAACGCGCTTCTGGATCCCAGCAGCAGCATCTCCATGGCCACGGGCCAATCAATCAAACCACATTCGTGTGCATCGCAGGCGCTCATGCATCGCAACTTCAGCATAGATTTGATAAAGACCCAAAACACCATGAGACAAGCTGATATTCCCTTCTGCTTCATGCAGAGCTTATTCTAACTGAAGACAGCGACGGCAGCAGAATCAGCCCATGATATCTCAGACAGATGGGCCTCCGCTTCCCCAGCAGCTTTCTGAGAACTGCTCGTATCTGCACACCAACACGGCCAAGCTCTGCTCCAGCGGCTGACAGTAATAGCTGCCATTTGAAAGCCTTTTCTGCTGTAATTCCTGGTGTAGGTGGGTATTACTGTAATTAGATGTCAATAGAGACATGTGAATATATGAGACACTGAAATAGTCCCGGTGAGAAGCCAAGCGTCCTAATTTCCACACTTTGATTTCAAACCATGTGGATTTGGAGACTTAGTACATTTTtagttcagattaaaactggtgCCGCCAAAGAAGTACTTGGAAAGAAACCGGTTTCCTGAGTGTGTTTATGCCTGCGGGAGACTTCAGATACAAGTGTGTCATGAATTTTGGATGGGGGTTAAATTGTCATTTCTTTGACTAGGTTGTGCTTGACTTTAGTGCTCTATTTCCagcatgttttaaatgaaatatacatttactgaGCTATAAGTTCTAGAACCAGTCTAATCCATTCCATATTAAGCGTTCCTGTCCTGTGGTGTCATGAAGCAGAACCTGTAATCTGGACTGGGTTTGAGCAGGCCTACAGATCGAAACTAGGGAGGAAAAGAGGCTTTTGTGATGCTTTACTGCCCTCTCATGGTGCCAACACACCACTGACATTTTATCAGTCGCTCATATCATTCATCATAATGAATATTTACTCTCATAATGATGTCTTTTAAGTTAGTAGAGTGTGTAAAAGGCTTGGACAGAAATACAGCATGTAAATAAAGAGACAAAGCTACTCATTGACGACTCTGGCTTAAAGTTAATTTTCTTATCTGAACCACCTTTTTGATGAAACAGGATGCCCATATTATAGTAATGAGACAAACGGAATGACTTTTTCATTcatgtgacagagagagagagagagagagcattaaaCTGAATTGCCATTGTGACAAACACACATCTGTGTCAAAGCACTGAAATAAACAGCTGAAATACTTCTGACTGTAAACCAGGTTGTTTCATCAGTGTAAAAGCTGACATACCTCTCTAGGCGTTTTCACTGAAGCAGCAGAAATCAGTCAGACGCAggtgtagtgtgtgtttgttgcacGTCTCACACTCGTTCCTTGTGAGTAAACAAAGCATCTGCTATCTGTCACATGCATCACAACTCACAGGTTTCCTGTTCTAGTGTGCATCTCTTTTTCCTGTTTACACCACAAACACAGACCCACCATGTACCGTATGATGCACCTCTGCACATAAtaaagcacaacacaacagatgATTGAGTAATGCTGGAGCGGTTCACACTCTCAACCCAAATGATGTTCAGAATGAAGCTGCACCTCTCAGAAAAACATCTGCGCTCTCCAGTCACAAATCTAAAGATTAGGATTTCATTTTCAGTCAGATACAGTGaaacatttctaataaattacaggaagaaaaatacaaaacaccagCGAGAGAGACTGAGTCTCCTCAGAAAGTATTTCAAAGCGATACATAGCAACAAAGCTGACAAAATTAACTTCTGCCTTATTTTACCCACTTATATGCAACGTTTCTTTTCCCCTtcaaattttttatgtatttttctacaAATCTCAGATGacatgatgagagaattttcatttttggctgaaatatcACTTTAAGGCTACAAAGTTAGCCAAAATATTGATGGCATGCAAATTAATGAAGGGTCTGAAAACAAGTGGTACATATATATTTGGCAATATAAGCCCAGTGTtacgtcacctttatttatatagcgctttattcaATACAGAGTGTGTCAATAAcgcaagaggacaatagtaaacacttttccagttaaagtcagttcattgatgattcagtgatgtcatcatccagttcagctctcttccaatagtgtctgtgcagtcagtcaagtgtcctcaactaagcaaggcagaggaaccaaaactccatcagtgacagaatggagaaaaaaccttgggagaaaccaggctcagttgggggccagttctcctctgaccagacgaaaccagcagttcaattccaggctgcagcaaagtcagattgtgcagaagaatcatctgtttcctgtggtgttctcccggtggtcgtctgagacaaggtctttacagggggtctgtctctggggctctagtcctggtctccgctttcagggctgtagaggtcctttctaggtgctgatccaccatctgggctggatacgtactggatcccggtgactgcagtgaccctctgacttggatacagactggatctggtggctacggtgacctcagaataagagagaaacagactaatatgagcgtagatgccattcttctaatgatgtagcaagtacatcgggtgttatgggaagtgttcccggttccggtttacctaattaatgcagcctaaaaatcctttaacggatttggatattagaagtgtattagtatgttatgtgtaagccaggttaaagagatgggtctttactctacatttaaactgcaagagtgtgtctgcctcccgaacaaagCTATGTGCCATAATGATGGAGTTCATCTTCACACAGGTGAGAGAAAGACGGGGCTCTCCTGTCCTGCAGAAACATTTATAATGGTCACAATCTGTATGTGACTCTGAGATTTTTTCCATTGACTCACTATCACCCTTTTTCCTGAGTAACCGGTGAGCCCCGCCATGATGGATTCTAACTTCTGTTTGTATAATCTTGTGTTCCAGTCTCTATAGAAATCCATGTTAAAATGGGGTTAAGTTGGCTGCCGCTGTAACAGCAATAACCTCGAGGAATTCCTGTACGTTACATGTTTTATGTATCAGCAAATCTGTCCATGTCCGGCGCTGCATGAACGatgacaaaagaaaataaacatgacttgTTAAAGCACTgtgtgttaaataataaaataaagtgggAAAATAATGTGTGCTCTCATTTAGTGTGGACAAAATCCCCCTAACTCCCCCAAGAAATGGAATTCCATGAAGTAcgatataataaaacaaaacagggaaATAACATGGGTGAAGAGTAAAATTAGGGAGAAGGGTTATAACAAGTAATGAAGAAAAAGTCATGATCATTTGTCAAACAAACAGAACAGTATATACATCCTGTGAAACATTCAAAAGCGCTAGAAAAAGAAATAGGATCAGTGGAAGGGGCAAGATGTCTGAACATGGAAGAGTTTTGATCCAGTGTAAAGATGAAATTCAGAGAGCAAagatactaaaactaaaatcccTGGCTGGTGGTAAAGTAAGCTGTGCTGAAGTGTGTTTGAGGAGGAGAGGGTGATTTCAGGAGCGCCCTCGAATGTAACTATGGAGGAAGGAAAAGAAAACTTGATCGGAGGAAAAGTTGCTTCGGTCAAAAGACTGATGATATggaaagataataaaaatgtgatgGTCTCTCTGTGTTGATACACTTTGAAGACAGCAATTTACCAGTAAAGATGAAGCTAGGTTTCATCAGTTATGTGGTACGGGAATATGTCCCCGATGTATTAAGCACTGATTCGTTCCTGCTTTGACTACGGATGCATTTTATATTATGGTCAGCAACCAAATCTTTACTTGAAAAAATTAGACATCATACAGTCCAGAGCATTAGGAATATGTTGTGGAGCAATTAAAACATCCTCTGTAGCTGGGGCAGAAATGTGCGAGATGCCTCTTGAACTTAGAAGGACACAAGTGACAATGACATACTGGGTGAATCCTCAACAATCAGTACGTACTCTTCTCACTCGTAAAGTACTGGAGGAGTGCTGGGAATATTCGTATGATGGAGGATGTAGTTTTGGATGGAAGAGTAGAGTACGGCGTGGACAATAAGCTCTTCCTCTCACTGATGAGAGTCCCTGAACCACTCGTAGACTTGAGCTTACTAGACAAGCCCAAAGGTGAATTCATCAGAAAGGAGACTAATGCTAttctaaataatacattttattcaacaatacaaatatttacgGATGGATCTAAGCATCCTGTTAGTCACACGGTTGGAGTAGGTGTCTATATTCCAACATTTAAAGTATGAATTAGTGTGAACTTGCCAGATGATTTATCTGTATAACAGTTAACAGCTATATAACAGGACTAGGGTGGGCTGAACAAGACAGAGAAGATTTATCAATGGAAGTGTTTTCTATCTTTATACAGACTGAAAGAGGCTGGAATAATGGTGTATTTTTGTTGGGGTATCTGGTAATGAAGTTGCTGATAAGATGGAGGTGGATGTTAAAGTGACTACAGGGatggtgtgtttttgttgggttttatggtaatgaatgaataaatggcaAATTAGATGGGATAACAGGAGCACAGGGAGATCACAAAGACAGTAGGGAGGATAAATTGTGAGGGAAGAGATAGGAAAGAAGAGGTGTGGCTGTCTAGATTGGGACTCATCACCTATGCAAGTTTACTTGACAGTAGGTATAGTAGGTGGCGATGATGCTACTAAGGAGTTATTCGCCattaaacaagaagaagaagaagtcatTATGTAGCAGcatgaacagccaatcagatctGAGGGATTCTCACGCTGAACGGAAATACGCGTGAGGCGATACACATGAAAGGGGTGGTGCTTGGGGGCCCGTACTTCCGCTCAAATGTGTCAAGTAAGATGGTCTAAATAATAACGATCTTATTTCAAACTCTAAATGCCTTGTTGAACTCCTGGCTGTGTATAAAGCAGGCGGACGCCAGTGGTCTGATGTAAATGACCGTCCGGACTGCTGCACGCGGTCACCTGATGCCTGTTACTTTTCTCCGCGCTGCTCAGGATCGCTCAATCACAGTCGACCGCGAGCACCGCTCATGCGTGTTTACAAACGACTTCATAGCGATTTGCCTGTGCGTGTTAGGTACTGCACTTCATATTTGTAAAAGATTACAACATTTGCAGTCCAAACGTCTGCAGGAAGGCAGAGGCCACGGTGAGAAGTGCATGCGGTGAATGAGCGCCGCCTGCGGGAGCGAGCCGTGGTTCTCTGCGAAACTCTCAGCGTCGAGCCTGAAGCCTGCGGCCAGCAATGAGAAGCGCACAGAAGAGCGAGAGCGAACATTATTCCTGATCAGCAGATTTCAGATCGCAGGGAAACATGGTTCAGTCCTGCTCGGCGTACGGATGCAAAAACAGATAccacaaagacaaaaacatctCCTTCCATAAGTGAGCTGCTCTCCTCCGcgtgctccgtgtgtgtgtgtttggatcgCGTGCTCCgtgtgctgatgtgtgtgtgtttagaccgAGTCTGTTCTGTTTTCGCTGGTCTCGGTTTGTTCGGTTTGGTTAACTTTAGTCGACTAGCAGTCTTCTTTCACCTTCACAGCAGACTAAGTTGTTTTCCAGAAAACATCAGCTGTCATGGTCGACTTCCtcaagcctgtatgactttcttctgtggaaaagaaAGGaagatatttggagaaatgtctcagtgttgtgttgttgttctcCGTGTCTCTGTGCTTCCcatcattcttcagaatatcttcttttgtgaaagtcatacaggaggaaatgataaaatatttacttagaCTACACTGAAAAACAGTACTGAAGGTTGAGTAGTGTTGGATATCTCATCAAACAGACACGGTTAGCTCTGTCTTAATTCTGTatgttttataaaagtatatGTTGTATTTCCTGTGCATGAATTGTTCTCCGTGTGTTGTTTGTACAGCATGTGTATGTTAGTCTTCCTCCACTGATGCAGATTTTCACTTGCTCGTACACTCGGGGTAATAGTTGATTTGGTGATGATCCGAATGGATCCATTCTGAGGTCATTAGTGATTTCGTGTTGTTCCTGGCGCAGGTTTCCTCTGGCGCGGCCGGACGTCTGTGGGAGGTGGGTGGCCGCTATGAAGAGAAGGAACTTCAAACCCACCAAGTACAGCAACATCTGCTCTCAGCACTTCACCAGAGACTGCTTCAAACGCGAGTGCAACAACCGCGTGCTGAAGGACAACGCCGTGCCCTCGCTCTTCACCTCCAGCAAACTACAGGTGCAGGTGACGTGAAGTCAAACCGCGTTTACTTCTGTTCCTCTTGTGTTTTGgggtgttaaaatgtaaaaaaaaaaaaaaaaaaagtacttttttttttttttggattattctgtattttttcccTTCCCAGTTCAGCAGAAGATTAACATTTAATTGCATTACATATTTTTTGCCTATCCCTGACCCTTACCACATGCTGTAGTTATCCTTCTGACTAACCATTATAACTAACTAGTAGGGCTGaacgattttggaaaataatcttattgcgatttttttttttcttttaccaatATTGCGATTGCAATTTTAATATGCaagcaataatttttttaaactcttcatgttctgtattattcaacaaagacgAGCTTAAAATCATTGTATagtatgaccaacacaatattagagagattaaacagaaatgttattttttgtaggCCAGGTCTATGTTACGATGGAATTAgtgaaaaaaacacctgcatcacttGAAACATTGAAAATAGCATAGAGAGAATAACTGTTATATTATTCTGAttctctctgttatttatttatttattgtgtgtttcaTGCTGTCCGCTAAAGGCGCaggacacacacaggctttcctcCTCACCAGCGACATTAAACACCGTGTATACACCGGACACGAGCCGCAAAATACAGCACACTTCACTGGATGCGGCGCGACAAAACCCGACATTAAactctatttatgacgtactgacttgctctatttatgacgtactgacacaaagttaaatTATTTGCAACAGTCGCTTCCTCGCGTCCAGTGTCCAGTAGAGCTGTTGCGGCTCGTCTGGTACAGACACAGTGAGTGAAGCGAGAGCAAGATATGCCtcgtcatattttctgcatttagcttCTGAATGAGCAGCATCTGTCTTTTGAAGTACGTTCATATTATATGCGCTTTCAAACATTTCCGCGTGTAGtgtgccagggttgccaggttttcaagacaaaactagcccaatcgcgtttcgagggggGTCCACCGGTATTCCAGgcggtaaaatacacgttttacggaggggttccccaaaccgtggacttggcaacactgtagcgTGCCGACTTGATGCTTCTTCTGAAGACTGCTTAGACAGCGCTGATTAGATCGATCGGTtcgtgacatcaaagtactgtgagagctacAAAGAGAGCGGACCAGTTTGATGTAAGTCCAGCcgaacacacctctttactctcGCGTGTCACGTGACCGAGTGTAATCACCGTCTCTGCTATTGAAAAACCGCGTTTGTTCATATCGCGATATTATCGCAAATGCATTTAATCGTTCAGCCCTACTATTTGTTTATATGCATTTGACCTcagttatgattggctaacctctATACATGTAAAATGAGGGTGTCTAGCTCAGGATTATTAAAGTAATCCATAGCACTCGTGCCCAGTACTGTATATCTACAGTTTCCTGAAATCATACGATTAATGGGGGAATGAAGTAAAGCTGTCTCTTCTGGCGGATATTCAGACTCATTGCTCTTATTTGACGTCCGTATTGCCAAATGCCATTGGTTCCATTGGGTCTGTCTcataaacaaaagctttttgtcatttttggagcttgatagcGTTAAGTTTCCCACTTTCAAGGAAAAACGGCTGCCAAGCACAGCATAAAGTAAGTCTTACAAGTAAATGTCCAAAAGTTTATTTCTTGGGTAAACTGACCCAGTAACCTCATTCTCAACTGGTAAAGTGTAAAGATGAGCTTTTGTCCAGGATGCATTTGAAACTTAAACACTAAATGTGGTTTGAGTATTTGGATCACAAAACACTCAGCTCTTTTATGACTGAGAACAAGGTGTGTCTGAAAGTTACAGaatgttttttcataatttcaaacTCTCATTTCTCCAAAGATCAGGTAAACACGGCCCTGTCCCAAATGCTGCAAGCGCAAGTCTTCTTCAAGCGCTCCATTCGGGACACAGCCTTTGATTTCCCATCACATGAGCCCTATAAATCCCCTCATAAGCAcatttgctgagaaaaaaagaacataatttgcCCTCCGTTGTTCACAGGCAGCGTCTCTGGAGGAAACCTTCAGCCCAGACATGGACTTTTCTCTGAGTCTCCCGCTGTCTGACGCTGAAGAGACGCCGGCGGTGCGTCCGTCTGAAGCAGAGCTCTGCCCGTCCACAGCGCTGCCGGAGCCCGGCCCGGACCTCCACACCAGCGCCTTCGTCTCCTGCGACCACAACTACACGGTGGAGGACACGGTGCAGCAGAAGAGACGCATCGAGCAGCTGCAGGAACAGCTGGAGAAGCTGCGCAAGAGACTGAAGACGGTGCAGCAGAAGTGCCGGAGGCAGGAGAGGCAGCTGGAGCGCTTCCGAGCCATGAGCGAGGTCCAGAAGCCCGGCAAGGACGCGGCGCTGGGAGAAAGCTACGTCATCCTGCCCAAAGAGATCTACGACGTCCTGAAAGGAATAGAGACCATCGGTGCGTCGTGAAGGAAGTCGAGCAACAGAGAGTCACGGTTTTAAAGTGGTTCTAGCGTCTCCTTTGGGGGATATACATCATGACTTGTGTTCTGAATGTGTGTGAACGTAAGACGTTTCTCTTTGACTGAAGCGGGTTCAGATGGACTTTGGTTACACAGAATGATCGTCTGCTTCAGAGCTGAACTAACTCAACATGCAATAACTGTGTGAGAGGATTCAGGTGTGATCATTCGTCCGTTTGCAGCGTCTGAATACGTCTGCTTCGGTCAGAGAAACTAAACTCTTTAGCACTTGTGAAAATAGTTTGTGCACTTGGATGCCAGATGAGCCTCGGTGCACGAGAGACTGGAGCGACGCTGACTCCGTGACAAACACTTCAGTAAATCAGGGTCTCATTATGATTTGTTGAAATGGTAGCAGATCAGTGTTTGTTCTGTTATTAAATgggtttttttctaaattaaacctCTAGAGTTAATACTGActagtttattttgatttgattaatgtACTACGATGACCAGACTTCACTAAACACATTTTCAGTAGCCGTAGAGTCACATATCAAAGGGCTTTGAGCTGTTTGTTGTCGTTTTCTCACCCTTTgcttgttcatttattatttacaaaacggTAATAATTGTGGAATCAATGTAAGCCATATAtgggtaaaaatatatttttgctgggAAAAACTCATTGTTGCCTTACAGTCACAGTGCAGATGTTCATGTGTTTGACTGTCAATACAACGCTCTCATTCTTGACCTGAGTTTGTGTCGTCAGGTTTCCTGAATGTCTCGGTTTATTACTGTCCTGTACGG encodes:
- the LOC122142012 gene encoding THAP domain-containing protein 1-like isoform X2 encodes the protein MVQSCSAYGCKNRYHKDKNISFHKFPLARPDVCGRWVAAMKRRNFKPTKYSNICSQHFTRDCFKRECNNRVLKDNAVPSLFTSSKLQAASLEETFSPDMDFSLSLPLSDAEETPAVRPSEAELCPSTALPEPGPDLHTSAFVSCDHNYTVEDTVQQKRRIEQLQEQLEKLRKRLKTVQQKCRRQERQLERFRAMSEVQKPGKDAALGESYVILPKEIYDVLKGIETIGAS
- the LOC122142012 gene encoding THAP domain-containing protein 1-like isoform X1; translated protein: MVQSCSAYGCKNRYHKDKNISFHKFPLARPDVCGRWVAAMKRRNFKPTKYSNICSQHFTRDCFKRECNNRVLKDNAVPSLFTSSKLQVQAASLEETFSPDMDFSLSLPLSDAEETPAVRPSEAELCPSTALPEPGPDLHTSAFVSCDHNYTVEDTVQQKRRIEQLQEQLEKLRKRLKTVQQKCRRQERQLERFRAMSEVQKPGKDAALGESYVILPKEIYDVLKGIETIGAS